A genomic window from Pseudobacteroides sp. includes:
- a CDS encoding type II secretion system F family protein, producing the protein MIIIFIASLILFAFLYMVSRNKYDEFIEPLDEKEFKIKKIMPIGFWVMDKINYRYASKYDRNLLNKTAELNGGVYAHYYLRVHWANKITFELMLLMFLLFINGAMGKTDMELIIFSLLVMAVVAYALDKDLENKVSKRRLSMQIDFPDFLNTLTLLINAGMTVSGAWTRIVTDTKKSTPLYSELRNVMLEISNGKSEIGAYEEFAKRCRLPEVTKFVAVITQNLKKGNSELVDILKYQSKECWELRKHAAKRLGEEASSKALFPMMLMFFAVVLVVVTPAIAGLIGSV; encoded by the coding sequence ATGATTATTATTTTTATAGCATCTCTTATTCTATTTGCTTTTCTTTATATGGTGTCAAGAAACAAGTATGATGAATTTATAGAACCTTTGGACGAAAAGGAGTTTAAGATTAAAAAAATTATGCCCATAGGCTTTTGGGTTATGGATAAAATCAATTACAGGTACGCATCAAAGTATGACAGGAACCTTTTAAACAAAACAGCGGAGCTTAACGGAGGTGTTTATGCCCACTACTATCTAAGGGTGCACTGGGCAAACAAGATAACTTTTGAGCTCATGCTTCTTATGTTTCTACTTTTTATTAATGGAGCGATGGGCAAAACGGATATGGAGCTTATAATTTTTTCGCTGCTTGTTATGGCTGTTGTTGCATATGCCTTAGACAAGGATCTTGAAAACAAGGTAAGTAAAAGAAGACTTTCCATGCAAATTGATTTTCCGGATTTTTTAAATACCCTTACACTATTAATCAATGCAGGTATGACGGTTTCAGGTGCATGGACAAGGATTGTGACAGATACAAAAAAGAGCACACCCCTTTATTCGGAGCTTAGAAATGTTATGCTGGAAATCTCAAACGGTAAATCGGAAATCGGTGCCTACGAGGAATTTGCCAAAAGGTGCAGGTTGCCTGAGGTAACTAAGTTTGTAGCTGTTATTACACAAAATTTGAAAAAGGGAAACTCGGAGCTGGTTGATATATTGAAGTACCAGTCAAAGGAATGCTGGGAGCTTAGGAAGCATGCTGCCAAAAGACTGGGTGAAGAGGCATCGTCAAAGGCATTGTTTCCAATGATGCTTATGTTCTTTGCTGTTGTTCTTGTCGTCGTTACGCCGGCAATAGCAGGACTTATAGGTAGTGTGTAA
- a CDS encoding AAA family ATPase, with product MTKLNLVIADSDEEYLNGVVGYLTEKYLERFKILSFSDKQSLSSFINNCSDKPDILLVSPELYFEDIVKTGITLVGILSSGRLQTDYKGFEIVYKYQLGENLVKNIINLYSDRSSEIIIPNARREAKVFAVYSPNGGSGKTTVSYGCSVKSVQHGKKVFYMNLEESPSTPLFFDVKGQYNLSHVFYYLKSKNKSLSLKIEGIRAVDQETGVHYFNPPVNNLELLDIEPSEYINLISHMKEMNQYEVIYIDMPCFLEKRMMSVLEAADKILYVLNPNRLSMIKLQNFIRGLDILDKAWKESILFKTEFILNKAYDGDDGVEIFRGILCGIDKSINFVLPKTSNLFTIQNGRLVLDLTGKYGYALDEVLEKCCI from the coding sequence ATGACGAAGCTTAACCTGGTAATAGCAGATAGTGATGAAGAGTACTTGAATGGAGTAGTTGGATATCTGACCGAAAAATACTTGGAAAGGTTCAAGATATTAAGTTTTTCCGACAAACAAAGCTTAAGTAGCTTTATAAATAACTGTTCTGACAAGCCGGATATTTTGTTGGTCTCTCCAGAGCTCTATTTTGAGGATATAGTCAAAACCGGTATTACCCTTGTTGGAATACTGTCTTCAGGAAGACTCCAAACTGACTATAAAGGATTTGAGATTGTCTACAAATACCAGCTTGGAGAGAATTTGGTGAAAAACATAATAAACCTTTATTCCGACAGAAGCAGTGAAATAATAATTCCAAATGCACGAAGGGAAGCAAAAGTTTTTGCTGTCTATTCGCCAAATGGGGGCAGCGGCAAGACAACTGTTTCATATGGTTGTTCGGTGAAGTCTGTGCAGCATGGCAAAAAGGTCTTCTATATGAATCTTGAGGAATCTCCATCCACGCCGCTGTTTTTTGATGTTAAAGGCCAATATAACCTCTCCCATGTCTTTTATTATTTAAAGTCAAAAAATAAAAGCCTCTCGCTTAAAATTGAAGGTATAAGGGCTGTTGACCAGGAAACAGGAGTTCATTATTTCAATCCTCCTGTAAACAATCTGGAGCTTTTGGATATTGAACCTTCAGAGTATATTAATCTTATTTCCCATATGAAAGAAATGAATCAATATGAAGTCATATACATTGATATGCCCTGCTTTTTAGAAAAAAGAATGATGTCTGTTCTTGAAGCGGCAGATAAAATTCTTTATGTATTAAACCCCAACCGTTTATCAATGATTAAACTCCAGAACTTCATTAGAGGGCTGGATATTTTAGATAAAGCCTGGAAGGAAAGTATTTTGTTCAAGACTGAGTTTATTCTTAATAAAGCTTATGATGGTGATGACGGTGTGGAAATTTTTAGAGGCATATTGTGTGGGATTGATAAAAGTATTAACTTTGTCTTACCTAAGACTTCCAACCTCTTTACAATTCAAAACGGCAGATTGGTTTTAGATTTAACCGGTAAATATGGATATGCTCTTGATGAAGTTTTGGAAAAATGTTGTATATAA
- a CDS encoding CpaF family protein yields MILEEKLALTAELKELARLKLNSLNTELSDEEIEEKIEEIVLQKETDVYISPMEKREIVQNIFNSIRRLDVLQPLIDDKSITEIMVNGPDNIFIERSGKVSKLETRFENSEKLENIIRNIVSAVDRTVNEAVPIVDARLHDGSRINVVLSPIALNGPIITIRKFPEKPITARQLIDLGSLTDETAELLERMVKAKYNIFISGGTGSGKTTFLNALSNFIPKDERIITIEDSAELQIKGVENIVRMETRNANTEGKGAITIRDLIKTSLRMRPERIIVGEVRGAEALDMLQAMNTGHDGSLSTGHANSAVDMLSRLETMVLTGAEIPLEAIRKQIASAIDIIVHLSRLRDKTRRTMEISEVAGYKDGEIILNPIYVFEEEGEMKNNRICGHLKRTANSMIHKQKFKAAGINDEV; encoded by the coding sequence TTGATCCTTGAGGAAAAGCTCGCACTTACAGCAGAGCTGAAGGAGTTGGCAAGGTTAAAACTTAACTCGCTGAACACAGAACTAAGCGATGAAGAGATTGAAGAAAAGATAGAAGAGATAGTGCTGCAAAAGGAAACTGATGTATATATATCACCCATGGAAAAAAGAGAAATAGTACAAAATATATTCAATTCAATAAGAAGGCTTGACGTACTTCAACCCCTCATAGATGACAAGTCAATCACAGAGATAATGGTTAATGGTCCCGATAATATATTTATAGAACGCAGCGGAAAGGTTTCAAAACTTGAAACCAGGTTTGAAAACAGCGAAAAGCTGGAGAATATAATAAGAAATATTGTTTCGGCAGTTGACAGAACAGTTAATGAGGCTGTACCTATCGTCGATGCAAGACTTCACGACGGGTCTCGTATAAATGTTGTTTTATCTCCCATTGCACTCAATGGCCCCATTATTACAATCCGTAAATTTCCGGAAAAACCTATCACTGCCCGGCAGCTTATAGACTTGGGTTCCTTGACTGATGAAACTGCGGAGCTTCTAGAACGTATGGTAAAGGCCAAATATAATATATTTATAAGCGGCGGTACAGGATCAGGTAAAACCACATTTCTCAATGCATTATCCAATTTTATTCCCAAAGATGAAAGAATTATAACAATAGAAGATTCTGCAGAGCTTCAAATAAAAGGTGTTGAAAACATAGTCCGGATGGAAACCAGGAATGCCAATACTGAAGGCAAAGGTGCCATAACCATCAGGGATCTTATTAAAACTTCCTTAAGGATGCGGCCTGAAAGGATAATAGTTGGAGAGGTCAGGGGAGCTGAAGCTTTGGACATGCTGCAGGCTATGAATACGGGCCATGACGGCTCCCTTTCAACAGGACATGCCAACTCTGCGGTTGATATGCTGTCAAGGCTTGAAACCATGGTGCTGACCGGAGCAGAGATACCACTTGAAGCAATAAGAAAACAGATCGCGTCAGCAATTGATATAATAGTTCACCTGTCCAGGCTCAGGGATAAGACAAGGAGAACAATGGAAATCTCTGAAGTAGCCGGTTATAAGGATGGTGAAATAATATTAAACCCAATTTATGTTTTTGAGGAAGAAGGAGAGATGAAAAACAATAGGATTTGCGGACATCTTAAAAGAACAGCCAACAGCATGATACATAAGCAAAAGTTCAAAGCGGCAGGTATAAACGATGAGGTTTAA
- a CDS encoding class I SAM-dependent methyltransferase — translation MAIKTFIAIFQEVFCKHCFERVPEPKAIMSEAENVYEFDAEGNPDGAMAASHLFVISQVSRTISGCKHVLDLGCGSGQLLCQIAEMNPEIRFTGVDLSEEMLKKAKSRAKSMNLSNIEFIKQDFTELQGLEDKQLDGIMCVYALHHLNDLQALRNFFRQINRFVKQDKPVFIYDFCRLRSEKSIDFFVDLVGGKHPLFCEDLRNSLKAAFSLDEFKLLLGEELHRKVDIYTTRALHFNLMIKTEERSISSEKLEKIKQKLSLLSPKNQMSYTNNLCKKFYKLDT, via the coding sequence ATGGCAATTAAAACTTTTATTGCGATTTTTCAAGAGGTTTTTTGTAAACATTGTTTTGAGAGAGTACCAGAGCCTAAAGCCATTATGTCAGAGGCCGAAAATGTATATGAGTTTGACGCTGAAGGTAATCCTGACGGTGCAATGGCTGCATCACATTTATTCGTTATATCACAGGTCTCAAGAACAATTTCAGGCTGTAAACATGTGCTAGACCTTGGCTGTGGATCAGGGCAGCTTTTATGCCAAATAGCTGAAATGAACCCGGAAATCCGTTTTACAGGGGTTGACCTTTCGGAAGAAATGCTAAAAAAGGCTAAGAGTAGGGCAAAAAGTATGAATTTATCCAATATTGAATTCATAAAGCAAGATTTTACTGAGCTTCAAGGCCTAGAGGATAAACAATTAGATGGAATAATGTGTGTATATGCTTTACATCATCTGAATGATCTTCAAGCCTTAAGAAACTTTTTCAGGCAGATTAATAGATTTGTAAAGCAGGATAAACCAGTTTTTATTTATGACTTTTGCAGGCTGCGTTCTGAAAAATCAATAGATTTCTTTGTGGATCTTGTTGGCGGTAAACATCCTCTCTTTTGCGAAGATCTTCGTAATTCTCTTAAAGCAGCATTTTCTTTAGATGAATTTAAACTGCTCTTAGGGGAAGAGCTTCACCGGAAAGTTGATATTTATACTACCAGAGCATTGCACTTTAATTTGATGATAAAAACTGAAGAAAGATCCATATCTTCAGAAAAGTTAGAAAAGATTAAGCAGAAATTATCTTTGCTTTCTCCCAAAAACCAGATGTCTTACACTAATAATCTTTGCAAGAAATTTTATAAATTAGATACATAA
- a CDS encoding Flp1 family type IVb pilin encodes MRSLIKSFLKEEDGLGTVEIVIIIAVLVGLAIIFREVIFSFLKQILGKLFEGSEEPLNKPSGSEIPSYNIKATP; translated from the coding sequence ATGAGATCCCTTATTAAGAGCTTTTTAAAGGAAGAAGACGGATTAGGAACAGTTGAAATAGTTATTATAATAGCGGTTTTGGTTGGGCTCGCCATAATTTTCAGAGAAGTCATATTCAGTTTCCTTAAACAAATATTAGGAAAACTCTTTGAGGGCAGTGAAGAACCGTTGAACAAGCCATCAGGGTCGGAAATACCAAGTTATAATATTAAAGCCACACCATAG
- a CDS encoding type II secretion system F family protein: MYIENLNEKPDGPIDYSVYNMSKRERLFYILLAAVFLFGLGFIFYHNILVSLLITPFSLLYPRIRNREIIDKRQNELNLQFKDMLYSISSSLASGKALETAFKESVKELSIIYPHEDTLIIKEIRYMQRKIDMNEQIENVLMDFADRSGLEDVRSFASILQTCNKRGGNVIEIIRNTSNVINDKIEVKQEIATILAQKKFEQKILSVMPIGLILFLSATQKDYMRPVFTTLLGRVVMTVAIVFIISGYLISKKIMDIKI; the protein is encoded by the coding sequence ATGTATATTGAAAATTTAAATGAAAAACCAGATGGTCCAATAGATTACAGTGTTTATAACATGTCAAAAAGAGAAAGGCTCTTCTATATTTTATTGGCTGCTGTTTTCTTGTTTGGACTAGGTTTTATATTTTATCATAATATTTTGGTTTCATTGTTGATAACTCCATTTTCCCTGCTATACCCGAGGATCAGGAATAGAGAGATTATTGATAAACGTCAGAACGAATTGAATCTCCAGTTTAAAGATATGCTTTATTCAATTTCATCTTCCCTTGCTTCAGGCAAGGCACTTGAAACTGCATTCAAGGAGTCGGTAAAGGAGCTCTCCATAATATACCCACATGAGGACACTCTGATAATTAAAGAAATTCGGTATATGCAAAGAAAGATTGACATGAATGAGCAGATTGAAAATGTATTGATGGATTTTGCCGACAGATCAGGGCTTGAGGATGTGAGGAGTTTTGCTTCAATACTTCAGACATGCAATAAAAGAGGAGGTAATGTTATTGAAATAATAAGGAATACCTCAAATGTTATAAACGACAAGATTGAAGTAAAGCAGGAAATTGCAACAATACTAGCACAGAAAAAGTTTGAACAAAAAATATTATCAGTAATGCCTATTGGTTTGATACTGTTTCTATCAGCTACACAGAAAGATTATATGAGGCCTGTTTTCACAACCCTGCTAGGAAGAGTTGTAATGACTGTGGCCATAGTTTTTATAATATCCGGATATCTCATTTCAAAAAAAATTATGGATATAAAAATATAG